A single genomic interval of uncultured Desulfobulbus sp. harbors:
- a CDS encoding ATP-binding cassette domain-containing protein, translating to MPLICENVAFTYPAAEHPTLADISFNLSSPGFHSFFGPSGVGKTSLAKIITGDISEYSGRVATDGLEHLLYSHNKERLPGWSNIDHHLSRVIPPSMLAEKDKLVEIFGLSDCTHSRFDQLSMGQQNRVNLIRYLLQDCDLLIMDEGMANVDELTREKIILTIKDMFPERYFIYISHNVMEVAKFCDSILVFRSSGKFPQTVLIRGCNISGEELLTTAALDATLLEIMNAA from the coding sequence ATGCCCCTCATCTGCGAAAATGTTGCGTTCACCTACCCTGCAGCAGAACACCCTACTCTTGCTGACATTTCGTTTAACCTCTCCTCCCCCGGATTCCATTCCTTCTTTGGCCCTTCCGGCGTGGGCAAGACCTCGCTGGCAAAAATCATAACCGGCGATATTAGCGAATATTCCGGCAGGGTGGCAACCGACGGGCTTGAACATCTCCTCTATTCCCACAACAAAGAACGGCTTCCCGGCTGGTCAAACATCGACCACCATTTATCGCGGGTCATCCCTCCCTCGATGCTGGCCGAAAAGGACAAGCTGGTGGAGATTTTCGGTTTATCCGATTGTACCCACTCACGTTTTGACCAGTTGTCCATGGGCCAGCAAAACCGGGTCAATCTGATACGCTACCTCCTGCAGGACTGCGACCTGCTGATCATGGACGAAGGCATGGCCAACGTCGACGAACTCACCCGGGAAAAGATCATCCTAACCATCAAAGACATGTTTCCCGAGCGCTATTTCATCTATATCTCCCACAATGTGATGGAGGTTGCCAAATTCTGCGATTCAATCCTCGTGTTCCGCAGCAGCGGTAAATTTCCGCAAACCGTTCTTATCCGCGGCTGTAATATCAGCGGGGAAGAGCTACTCACGACCGCCGCGCTGGATGCCACCCTGCTGGAGATCATGAATGCTGCCTAA
- a CDS encoding ABC transporter permease subunit, translated as MLPKRIFQFFVIYVLFIAGLMSLKYSLHLSNYVIPAPDALLQTLAGEYRQYSLATINTMTIAVIGQIVSVIMAFVIGIIGRQSTWLGSFIKVAAYNIQAYPIVALAPILFILLGDGFITRLLIAAMICYFPVLLSVLGIMSKPIDDIEHFYRATGRMRWQLEVKIRTFENLAQLTTVIAGSATLAMAGTIVGEFIAANAGIGYNIRIALYQSDLGKILVALLFIGITIAIYQALLELLGAAVKRTWTGK; from the coding sequence ATGCTGCCTAAACGTATCTTCCAGTTTTTCGTCATCTACGTCCTTTTCATTGCCGGACTGATGAGCTTGAAATACAGCCTGCACCTCTCGAATTATGTGATCCCCGCTCCTGATGCCCTGCTGCAGACGCTGGCTGGAGAATATCGCCAGTACAGCCTAGCCACGATCAATACCATGACCATAGCGGTCATCGGCCAGATTGTTTCGGTGATCATGGCCTTTGTCATCGGTATAATCGGCCGCCAGTCCACCTGGCTTGGCTCATTTATCAAGGTCGCTGCCTATAATATACAGGCATACCCCATTGTCGCGCTGGCGCCGATTCTTTTCATCCTCCTCGGTGATGGCTTCATCACCCGTCTGCTGATCGCAGCCATGATCTGCTACTTTCCGGTTTTGCTCTCGGTTCTCGGGATCATGTCCAAGCCGATTGACGATATCGAGCATTTTTACCGGGCCACCGGCCGCATGCGCTGGCAGCTTGAGGTCAAGATTCGCACCTTTGAAAATTTGGCCCAGCTGACCACCGTTATCGCAGGCAGTGCAACTCTAGCCATGGCCGGAACCATTGTCGGGGAATTCATCGCCGCCAATGCCGGCATAGGATACAACATCCGCATCGCCCTGTATCAGAGCGACCTGGGCAAGATACTCGTTGCCCTTCTGTTCATCGGCATAACCATCGCGATCTATCAGGCCCTGCTGGAATTGCTGGGAGCGGCAGTCAAACGAACCTGGACAGGTAAATGA
- a CDS encoding ABC transporter substrate-binding protein, translating to MKNRTKRYIQCAFYLLMATLLFTNIARAQDKVTYRLKWLRNVSVVGALYAETNHLFAKAGLDVEVKPGGPERDAIRELELGQADFGVASADQVLRARVKGSPVVVLAQLFQVNPLQWIYRPDGLKIDGLSDLKGKVVGVTFGGNDETIMRTLLAEAGLSDSDVKLFSVRYDYTPFYRRQVQLWPVYRNAQGPILTAQLEKEGEKTVFFNPADFGVKFVANSVVTHARTLEEKPELVQRFVNALFSGWQQALDPNNEQGTLAILRKFDPETPPAIQSQQLRITRQLIQPHAAIAIGTIDQEGWAQTQQIMYDQKLLPKKIDLKEILKPASTTFK from the coding sequence ATGAAAAACAGAACAAAACGATACATCCAGTGTGCTTTTTACCTACTGATGGCGACGCTGCTCTTCACTAACATTGCACGAGCGCAAGATAAGGTGACGTACCGCCTCAAATGGCTCCGCAACGTCAGCGTCGTCGGTGCCCTGTACGCTGAAACCAACCATCTGTTTGCAAAGGCAGGGCTTGATGTTGAGGTCAAACCGGGTGGACCGGAAAGAGATGCCATCCGCGAACTGGAATTGGGCCAGGCTGATTTCGGCGTCGCCTCCGCGGATCAGGTCTTGCGCGCCCGGGTCAAAGGTTCGCCGGTGGTGGTGCTCGCCCAGCTGTTTCAGGTGAACCCTCTGCAATGGATCTACCGCCCCGATGGCCTGAAGATCGATGGGCTCTCCGACCTGAAGGGCAAGGTCGTCGGGGTGACCTTTGGCGGCAATGATGAAACCATCATGCGAACGCTGCTGGCCGAAGCGGGTCTGAGCGACTCGGATGTCAAGCTGTTCAGCGTCCGCTATGATTACACCCCGTTCTACCGCCGCCAGGTTCAACTCTGGCCGGTCTACCGTAACGCCCAGGGCCCGATTCTCACAGCCCAACTCGAAAAAGAGGGAGAAAAAACAGTTTTTTTCAATCCCGCCGACTTTGGTGTGAAATTTGTGGCCAATTCCGTGGTCACCCATGCTCGGACCCTGGAGGAAAAGCCGGAATTGGTACAGCGTTTCGTGAACGCCCTGTTTTCCGGGTGGCAACAGGCGCTTGACCCCAACAATGAACAAGGGACTCTGGCCATCCTCCGAAAATTCGATCCCGAGACGCCGCCTGCCATTCAAAGCCAGCAACTGAGGATAACCCGCCAGCTGATCCAGCCACATGCCGCGATCGCCATCGGCACCATTGACCAAGAGGGCTGGGCGCAGACCCAACAGATAATGTATGATCAAAAACTGCTTCCGAAGAAAATCGATCTCAAGGAGATCCTCAAGCCGGCCAGCACCACCTTCAAATAG
- a CDS encoding uroporphyrinogen decarboxylase family protein — protein MMTGKERILRILDNQETDCIPWVPFAGVHAGKLIGCDADELYSNADKCFEAIQKVNELYKPDGQPIMFDLQIEAEILGCDLLWAKDAPPTVASHPLANTDDIPDKVVQPSEGRLPVEIEVIRRAKEAFGETTALYGLITGPFTLALHLRGTGMFMDMVMNPDYVQKLLAYCNTVSKDVAKYLIEAGVDVVAVVDPLISQISPKHFEEFMHVPFSELFTSIREQGKKSSFFVCGDATKKLDQMCLTGCDSISIDENVNLAEAKTICDKHNVVLGGNIPLTTVMLFGSQQDNMKCVLDLIDSLPSTHNYILAPGCDLPFNTPPENVIGAEQAVHNQESVKEMVRNYESTEIVFEGTLPDYKNLEKPLIEVFTLDSTACAACTYMLASAKDAKETFGDKIDVIEYMYNDPQNIARCREMGVAQLPSIYINGELKHSSIIPSRDELNAEINAVL, from the coding sequence ATGATGACCGGAAAAGAACGCATTTTACGTATCCTCGACAACCAAGAAACCGATTGTATCCCCTGGGTACCCTTTGCTGGTGTCCATGCAGGCAAGCTCATTGGTTGCGATGCTGATGAACTGTACAGCAACGCCGATAAGTGTTTTGAAGCAATACAAAAAGTCAACGAGCTGTACAAACCGGACGGCCAGCCGATTATGTTCGATCTCCAGATCGAGGCCGAGATCCTCGGTTGTGATCTGCTCTGGGCCAAAGATGCTCCACCCACAGTGGCCAGTCACCCCTTGGCCAACACCGACGACATTCCGGACAAAGTTGTCCAGCCGAGCGAAGGCCGACTGCCGGTCGAGATTGAAGTTATTCGGCGGGCCAAGGAAGCATTTGGCGAGACCACCGCTCTCTACGGCCTCATCACCGGCCCCTTCACCCTGGCCCTGCACCTGCGTGGCACCGGCATGTTCATGGATATGGTGATGAACCCTGATTACGTTCAGAAGCTCCTTGCCTACTGCAACACCGTCTCCAAAGACGTGGCCAAATATCTGATCGAAGCAGGGGTGGACGTAGTCGCCGTGGTTGATCCATTAATCTCCCAGATCTCCCCCAAACATTTCGAGGAGTTCATGCACGTCCCCTTCTCCGAGTTGTTCACCTCCATTCGCGAGCAGGGAAAAAAATCCTCCTTTTTCGTCTGCGGCGATGCGACCAAAAAACTCGACCAGATGTGCCTCACAGGTTGCGACTCGATCTCAATCGATGAAAACGTCAATCTTGCCGAGGCCAAGACCATCTGCGACAAGCACAACGTCGTTTTGGGCGGCAATATCCCTCTGACCACAGTCATGCTCTTCGGCTCACAGCAGGATAACATGAAGTGCGTGCTCGACCTGATCGACTCCCTGCCCTCCACCCACAACTACATCCTCGCTCCCGGCTGCGATCTTCCCTTTAACACCCCTCCGGAAAACGTCATCGGCGCAGAACAGGCCGTTCACAATCAGGAATCGGTCAAGGAGATGGTGCGCAACTACGAGTCAACCGAAATCGTTTTCGAAGGTACACTCCCGGATTACAAGAACCTGGAAAAACCGTTGATCGAAGTTTTCACCCTGGATTCCACCGCCTGCGCTGCCTGCACCTACATGCTTGCCAGCGCCAAGGATGCCAAGGAAACCTTCGGCGATAAGATCGACGTCATCGAATACATGTACAACGACCCGCAGAATATTGCCCGATGCCGTGAAATGGGTGTTGCACAGCTGCCGTCGATTTACATCAACGGAGAACTGAAACACTCCTCCATCATCCCTTCTCGGGATGAACTCAACGCTGAAATCAACGCCGTGCTCTGA
- a CDS encoding GTP-binding protein, with translation MIPYLFISGFLGAGKTTLLNNLLKRYSHLKIGVIVNDFGELAVDNMLINKEGVTGEILELRAGQIFCSCLSGQFVDSVLAYQAIQPDLLLVECSGLAKPATLADIVQVIDNKAPGCFDYAGMIALIDGTRHSVLEQSLMVVTEQIEASDLLLISKSDQLEQSQYQELQAHLEQQYPKKIVLPVSKEQIEQDLVALLKGDQKAFSQVDSAKHAGWGELGRPTTFTLVPPPMSLAKIQATLLPFQDRWYRLKGTLMTSDLGLLYFDGVQGSLGFKDSAGADELGLMVITHDHQLEMDLKTAFHITPSLQPLNIAML, from the coding sequence ATGATTCCCTACCTCTTTATCAGCGGTTTCCTTGGAGCAGGCAAGACAACGCTGCTCAATAATCTGCTCAAACGCTACAGCCACCTAAAAATCGGGGTTATTGTCAATGACTTCGGTGAGTTGGCGGTCGATAACATGCTGATTAACAAAGAGGGCGTCACCGGAGAGATACTGGAGTTACGGGCAGGGCAGATCTTCTGCTCCTGCCTGTCAGGTCAGTTTGTCGATTCGGTCCTCGCTTACCAGGCCATCCAGCCCGATCTGCTTCTGGTTGAATGTTCGGGCCTGGCCAAACCGGCCACCTTGGCCGATATTGTCCAGGTTATCGATAATAAGGCCCCGGGCTGTTTCGACTATGCGGGCATGATTGCCCTGATCGACGGCACCCGTCACAGTGTTCTCGAACAGAGCCTCATGGTCGTTACCGAACAGATAGAGGCAAGCGATCTCCTACTGATCAGTAAATCGGATCAGCTGGAGCAGAGCCAGTATCAGGAACTGCAGGCCCATCTTGAGCAACAGTATCCGAAGAAGATTGTTCTCCCCGTTTCCAAGGAGCAGATCGAACAGGATCTCGTCGCCCTGCTCAAGGGGGACCAAAAGGCCTTTTCCCAAGTGGATAGTGCCAAACATGCCGGTTGGGGCGAACTCGGACGTCCGACGACCTTCACCCTTGTTCCGCCGCCGATGTCGCTTGCCAAGATCCAGGCCACCCTGCTCCCCTTTCAGGATCGCTGGTATCGCCTCAAAGGCACCCTCATGACCTCTGACCTGGGACTGCTCTACTTCGATGGTGTTCAGGGATCTCTCGGATTCAAGGACTCTGCCGGTGCCGACGAGCTCGGTCTGATGGTCATCACCCACGACCATCAGCTGGAAATGGACCTAAAAACCGCTTTTCACATTACGCCCAGCCTTCAGCCGCTGAACATCGCAATGCTGTAG
- a CDS encoding helix-turn-helix transcriptional regulator, protein MNDSLENCPCSGKSVSNLAAPWVLLTLHQNPSLHGYELTRIIREHIEASGMHINMTGLYRHLKALEQRGMLVSQWDTDAHGPARRTYMLTENGKTCLFHWMETLHTQARLINAFLNQAYRLFPERTPSTSPGLPMHCSCQ, encoded by the coding sequence ATGAACGATTCACTGGAAAATTGCCCCTGTAGCGGCAAAAGCGTAAGCAATCTGGCAGCGCCCTGGGTCCTGCTCACCCTCCATCAAAACCCATCCCTCCATGGCTATGAACTGACCCGTATCATCCGCGAGCATATCGAGGCATCAGGGATGCACATCAACATGACAGGGTTGTACCGCCACCTGAAGGCATTGGAACAGCGGGGCATGCTGGTTTCGCAATGGGATACGGATGCACATGGTCCCGCACGACGGACCTACATGCTCACGGAAAATGGCAAAACCTGCCTCTTTCACTGGATGGAAACCCTGCATACCCAAGCCAGGCTGATCAATGCCTTTCTCAATCAGGCATACCGCCTCTTTCCAGAGCGAACCCCGAGCACATCCCCCGGCTTGCCCATGCACTGCAGCTGTCAGTAG
- a CDS encoding MIP/aquaporin family protein, with translation MCNPREFCGETLGTFLLTLLGCGSVAVTVLFGAHQGLLQIGLVWGIAVSLAIYLTRHLSCAHLNPAVSIAMVVGGRMQPRRLTGYLAAQFIGSFLAGLVLYLLFSPSIAAYEASHNIIRGTAASIKTAAMFGEYYATPGSGAVVSLPLAIFTEAFGTFLLVMMIFALTEGCNVGRPDEALAPVFIGLTVTSIICLAAPLTQAGLNPARDFGPRLVARMMGWGDAAFPDQQCGFFYIYILGPIGGGVSASLMFTLFLEKMMNKQSCRCDCSNQIHSQKVQNP, from the coding sequence ATGTGTAATCCACGAGAATTTTGCGGCGAAACGCTGGGCACCTTTCTGTTGACCTTATTAGGTTGTGGCTCGGTGGCGGTCACTGTCCTCTTTGGCGCCCATCAAGGGCTTTTGCAAATTGGATTGGTCTGGGGAATAGCCGTTTCCTTGGCCATCTATCTGACACGGCACCTGTCCTGTGCCCATCTCAATCCTGCGGTTTCGATTGCCATGGTCGTCGGCGGGCGGATGCAACCAAGGAGATTGACCGGTTATCTTGCCGCCCAGTTTATAGGTTCCTTTCTTGCTGGCCTGGTCCTGTACCTCCTCTTTTCCCCCTCCATCGCAGCTTACGAAGCGAGCCACAACATCATCAGGGGAACGGCGGCATCGATCAAAACGGCGGCCATGTTTGGCGAATACTATGCCACCCCTGGGAGTGGTGCGGTCGTTTCTCTTCCCCTGGCAATCTTCACCGAAGCCTTTGGCACCTTTCTCTTGGTGATGATGATCTTTGCCCTGACCGAGGGGTGTAATGTCGGTCGGCCCGACGAGGCCCTGGCCCCAGTTTTTATTGGCCTGACCGTCACCTCCATCATCTGCCTGGCAGCGCCGCTCACCCAGGCAGGTCTCAACCCGGCACGGGATTTCGGACCGCGCCTGGTTGCCCGGATGATGGGCTGGGGGGATGCGGCCTTCCCAGATCAGCAGTGCGGTTTTTTTTATATCTATATCCTGGGACCGATCGGCGGCGGTGTATCGGCCTCCCTCATGTTCACTCTATTTCTTGAAAAAATGATGAACAAACAGTCTTGCCGCTGTGATTGTTCAAATCAGATACACTCCCAAAAGGTTCAAAATCCATGA
- a CDS encoding GTP-binding protein → MTTTRLLFIGGFLGAGKTTLLDNISQRLIDQGQTVGLITNDQAPALVDTLFLAQHDKEVAEVSGSCFCCNFEGLLDAIHQLQKEPQPTVILAEPVGSCTDLSATILQPLKEQLDKDLVLSPLSVVVDAQRLRNLFQGHSTGLHTDSEYIFRKQMEEADTIVVNKIDRIDANEIAELRGQLSRQFPNASAFFLSAKTGEGVEEWLDAVMERNDCGNHIVEVDYDRYAEGEAVLGWLNATMSLEGSMTDWKEFAANLMAELGRQLDQRNVSVGHVKIILSDTGAAPIIANLTGTQETLDVRGAAIITPTAQLTINARAEMTPQQLEILVRQTLDSACGNTLAFSAQTWQSLSPGRPTPTHRYAHVVPFGA, encoded by the coding sequence ATGACAACAACTCGATTACTCTTCATTGGCGGATTTCTAGGCGCGGGCAAGACAACCCTGCTGGATAATATTTCTCAAAGGCTGATTGATCAGGGGCAAACGGTTGGCCTCATCACCAACGATCAGGCCCCGGCATTGGTCGACACCCTGTTTCTCGCCCAACATGACAAAGAGGTCGCCGAGGTGAGCGGCAGCTGTTTTTGCTGCAATTTTGAGGGACTACTTGACGCAATCCACCAACTTCAAAAAGAGCCCCAACCAACGGTAATCCTTGCCGAACCGGTGGGCAGTTGCACCGACCTCTCCGCGACCATACTCCAGCCCTTGAAAGAGCAACTGGACAAAGATCTTGTGCTCAGTCCACTGTCGGTGGTGGTCGATGCCCAGCGGCTGCGCAATCTATTTCAAGGGCATTCCACTGGTCTGCACACGGATTCGGAGTATATTTTTCGCAAACAGATGGAGGAGGCCGATACGATCGTGGTCAACAAGATCGACAGAATCGATGCAAACGAGATCGCCGAGTTGCGGGGCCAGTTATCCAGGCAATTTCCCAACGCATCCGCCTTTTTCCTCAGTGCCAAGACCGGGGAGGGCGTAGAGGAATGGCTCGATGCAGTCATGGAGCGCAATGATTGCGGCAACCATATAGTTGAGGTCGATTATGACCGCTACGCCGAGGGAGAGGCTGTCCTTGGCTGGCTCAATGCCACCATGAGCCTCGAGGGATCAATGACCGATTGGAAAGAATTTGCCGCCAACCTGATGGCGGAGCTTGGCAGGCAACTGGATCAAAGAAACGTATCCGTCGGCCACGTCAAAATTATCCTTTCAGATACAGGAGCCGCGCCCATCATCGCCAATCTGACCGGAACGCAGGAAACACTTGACGTACGGGGGGCCGCGATCATAACACCGACGGCCCAGCTGACCATCAACGCACGGGCAGAAATGACGCCGCAACAGCTGGAGATCCTTGTCCGCCAGACCCTTGACTCGGCATGCGGCAACACCCTCGCGTTTTCGGCCCAGACCTGGCAAAGTCTGAGCCCAGGCCGTCCCACTCCCACCCATCGCTATGCCCATGTTGTCCCTTTTGGGGCATGA
- a CDS encoding ABC transporter permease produces MERKTSLMRKLVEQLTPLLLVLLIWTAVALSVQVLRGVSMPTPWQTAERLFTLLGGTPLAGHSLYFHLKASALRWLCGSFIATILGMSYGLLSGGVPKVAQATRGIPEVLLMIPGLAWIPVAILLFGIGEGSTIFMIAVAAFAPLAVNVRDGIQGVNPHLVRAARMMGANQCTLFFQVLLPAALPAFITGMRLSLGTGWRVLVAAEMVVGTGTGLGYSIIQARWSLDYTAAFVCIAIICLVGLTVERFLLQVVERKTINRWNLTQDAP; encoded by the coding sequence ATGGAAAGAAAAACGTCATTGATGCGAAAATTGGTGGAACAGCTCACTCCCCTGCTCCTTGTGCTGCTTATCTGGACAGCCGTAGCTCTCAGCGTACAAGTTTTGCGCGGGGTCAGCATGCCGACCCCCTGGCAAACGGCCGAGCGCTTGTTCACCCTCCTTGGAGGAACACCTCTTGCGGGGCACAGCCTGTACTTTCACCTCAAGGCAAGTGCACTCCGCTGGCTCTGTGGATCTTTCATCGCGACGATATTAGGCATGAGTTACGGCCTGCTGTCTGGCGGTGTCCCCAAGGTTGCCCAGGCAACACGAGGCATTCCCGAGGTTTTACTGATGATCCCCGGCCTGGCCTGGATTCCCGTGGCTATCCTTCTTTTTGGCATTGGTGAGGGATCGACCATTTTCATGATCGCGGTTGCCGCTTTTGCCCCCCTGGCAGTCAATGTCAGAGACGGCATCCAGGGGGTGAATCCCCACCTTGTCCGTGCCGCACGCATGATGGGAGCGAATCAATGCACCCTGTTTTTCCAGGTGCTGCTTCCTGCGGCACTGCCGGCATTTATAACAGGGATGCGCCTCAGCCTCGGCACAGGATGGCGCGTTCTTGTTGCCGCAGAAATGGTGGTGGGAACGGGAACAGGACTGGGATACTCCATTATTCAGGCACGTTGGTCCCTTGATTATACCGCCGCCTTTGTCTGCATCGCCATCATCTGTCTTGTCGGCCTCACTGTTGAACGGTTTCTCCTCCAGGTTGTCGAACGCAAGACCATCAACCGCTGGAACCTTACCCAGGATGCACCATGA
- a CDS encoding ABC transporter ATP-binding protein, whose amino-acid sequence MIRFEHVGMSYDCRKKLAEDPVLVDVHLHIPPGELVCLLGISGCGKTTLLNLAAGFLRPTTGQVLFAGKPVQGPGPERGMVFQDATLFPWLTVSGNIGFALKRQGIRGEELEQRLNQYLAMMDLVDHAGSFPCGLSGGMRQRVGIARVLAMESPLLLMDEPFSALDALTRERLQEELLHIHKKTEKTILYVTHSVAEAAYLADRIIILRDGGVVFDSPLVAPKPRQRTASSTLALEKQLREILCSKNNNAGKKQREKQ is encoded by the coding sequence ATGATTCGATTTGAGCATGTTGGCATGTCCTACGACTGCAGAAAGAAGTTAGCCGAAGATCCGGTGTTGGTTGATGTGCACTTGCATATCCCGCCAGGAGAGCTGGTCTGTCTTCTCGGCATCTCCGGCTGTGGCAAAACGACCCTCCTGAATTTGGCTGCTGGTTTTCTTCGACCAACGACCGGGCAGGTTCTGTTTGCAGGAAAACCGGTTCAGGGCCCTGGTCCGGAACGCGGCATGGTCTTTCAGGATGCCACTCTTTTCCCCTGGCTCACGGTTTCCGGCAATATCGGTTTTGCCTTGAAGCGACAGGGGATCAGGGGCGAGGAACTCGAACAACGGCTGAATCAGTATCTTGCAATGATGGATCTTGTCGACCATGCGGGCAGCTTCCCCTGTGGGCTGTCCGGCGGAATGCGGCAAAGGGTGGGCATTGCCCGAGTGCTGGCGATGGAGTCCCCCCTTTTGCTCATGGACGAACCGTTCAGCGCCCTGGATGCCCTCACGCGGGAACGGCTCCAGGAGGAACTGCTGCATATTCATAAAAAAACTGAAAAAACTATTCTTTACGTGACCCACAGTGTCGCCGAGGCCGCCTATCTGGCAGATCGTATCATCATTCTGCGAGATGGCGGTGTTGTGTTTGACAGCCCCCTAGTTGCGCCCAAGCCACGGCAGCGTACAGCCAGCTCGACGCTTGCCCTGGAGAAACAATTGCGGGAAATATTGTGTTCGAAAAACAACAATGCAGGAAAGAAACAGAGGGAAAAACAATGA